A window of [Clostridium] innocuum genomic DNA:
CAATCGTTCAGAGCTACAGGCTGTTTTTTCTCAGCTGCAGCCGCGCGAGGAATATTCTCTTCTGCATTTTAATGTTAAGAAATTTCGATATTTTCTTGGCCGATATGACCATGAAACAGGGGAGGAGCTGCTTCAACAGATTCTGAAGACTTTCACAAAGGGTTTGAAGAAAGGACAGTATCTGCTGTATACAGGCGGGGATGATTTCATATTCCTCATTCATGAGTGGCGAAAAAAGAAGATTATTGATGAGCTTATTCAAAGAGACTACAAGGGCTATGAGTTGAAGGATTCTCGGTTTTTCAACAAAGTGTTTTTTTCCATGGGGGTGTGTCGTCTGCGGGATTTCCCGGAGGCGGATTTTGAAACCTGCTGCTTATATGCATGGCTTGCCCGCATAACATCAAAAGAGCATGAAAAGAAAAGCTCGGATTTTAAGTTTTTTACCAGAAAACAGCTGCAGGAATTTCAAATGCGATCGCAGCTTGAGGTGAAGACAGTCGAGGCCTGCCGCAAGGAAACCTATGCGGTTTATATTCAGCCTAAGGTTGATGCCAAAACCCTGAAAATATGCGGAGGAGAAGCATTGCTGCGCTGGTTTGATGAAGATGGTACAATGATTCCTCTTTCATTGTTTCTGCTGGTGCTGAATGAAAACAGCTACATCCGTTATGTAGATCAAATGGTGTTTGAGCTGGTATGTAAAATGATACAGGAGAGCATACAAAAGGGGATGAAGATGGTTCCCATCAGCTTTAACCTTTCCAAGGCAAGCTTTGAGGATGAACCGTTCATGCAGGAATATATGGAAGTGTTTCAGCAGTTTGACATACCGAAGGAATACATCGAATTTGAATTGCTGGAAAGCATAAGCATGGATAATTCCGATAAGCTGATCAAGGTGGTGGATACGATACATAAGGCAGGATTTCGCTGTGCGCTGGATGATTTTGGCAGCGGCTATTCCTCCATGAGTGTCCTTGCCAGGGTTCCCATCGATATCATTAAGCTGGATCGCTCCCTTTTTCAGAATCCATACAGGGATATCGATAAATTTCTGATTGTGGATGGTCTGCTGGATATACTGCATCATTTTCCTGTACAGATCGTGGCAGAGGGAGTTGAGGATGAGACTGTGGCAGAGCATATGCGCCAGCATGGATGTGATATGATTCAGGGGTTCTATTATTATCGTCCGATGCCGATGGATGAATTTCAGCGTCTGATTGCAGAACAGGGAGAGTGTTAGCCTATTCATAGCAGACCCTTCCCGGTATGCACGCTGCAGGCTTGTGTAAGCTTTTCGGATAATCCGTTATGGAGTGCAAAAAGGCTGTATGCAGAGACTATCTCAACGCATACAGACCTTTTTTTGCTTAGCAGGATTTTTCGTCTTCCGCATATTAAAGAGGATGAAGCATTGCTTTGCCAAGCAGCACTCCAAGCAGGCATAAAAGAACGGAGGACAGAATATAGGTGATTCCCATCCCTGTTTTATGCTGCTCCAGCAGGGAAACCGCCTCCAGAGAAAAGGTGGAGAAGGTGGTGAATCCTCCGCATACCCCTGTTTTCAATAACAAAAGACTGTGCTCCGTTAACAATGACTGCCTCATGCTCATTGCTGCCAGTATCCCGATTGCGATTGCACCGAGAAAATTGATGAGAAGTGTCATATACGGAAACTCACTTTTTACAGGTACCATGGACATTCCATAGCGCAGCATCGCTCCTACGGCACCGCCAAGGCCGACAAACAAAAACTCTTTCATAAACATCGCTCCCGCAACCATTTTACCATACTTTTGAAATGAAACCGCATACCCTGCAAAACTTTTTCACTTCCGGCAGGAGTTTTCTCAATTTGCTTGCGCATTCCCTGATATGGGCTATAATAGTAACATTCAAAGGGATGATTGGGAGTGTGATGAAATGTTTACAAATGAGAATCTGAAGCGGCTGATTCTGCCACTTGTTGTCGAACAGATTCTGGCGGTAACGATCGGGATGAGCGATACGATCATGGTGTCGAGTGTGGGCGAGGCGGCGGTTTCGGGTCTTAGTCTTGTGGATACGATCAACATCCTTCTGATCAATATCTTTGCCGCACTGGCTACCGGAGGCGCTGTTGTCTGCAGTCAGTATCTCGGTGGTCGTGACCGCGATCGGGCCTGTGTGTCGGCAAAGCAGCTGATTGTTTCAACCGGTATTTTTGCTGTTATCATCATGGGAATCGTTCTGATTGGCTGTACGGCAATCCTGCAGCTGGTCTTTACGGATGTGGAGCCGGCAGTCATGTGGAATGCAGAGATTTATATTAAAATATCCGCATGGTCCTACCCGTTTATCGCGCTGTATAATTCCGGAGCTGCACTGTTTCGCTCCATGGGGAATTCCAAAATTTCAATGATTACCTCATTGTTCATGAATGCCTTCAATATCCTCGGAAATGCCGTTTTGATTTACGGCTTCCATATGGGGGTGGCGGGTGCTGCCATATCCTCGCTGGTTTCCCGTATTCTGGGTTCCCTGTTTATGCTGTATCTGCTGCGCAGTCCGGATAATCTGATTTATATTGATTCCTACAGGAAGCTGGAATTTCATCCGGATATGATACGCCGTATATTGACAATCGGAATACCAAACGGTTTGGAAAACGGTATGTTCCAGATAGGAAAAATCCTTGTTCAGGGACTGATTGCGGGCTTTGGTACGGTTGCGATAGCGGCCAATGCCGTAGCGAACAATATTGCACAAATGGAAATCATACCCGCTGCCGCAATCGGACTTGCAATGATAACGGTCGTAGGGCAGTGCGTTGGGGCTGGGGATTATGCGCAGGCCCGTCTCTACATAAAAAAACTAATGAAAATCGCATATATATCCATGCTTGCAGTAAATCTTATCATCCTGTGTCTTGTGCCTTTGCTTCTGAACATATATAATTTAAGTGCACAGACGTATGATACCGCATTGGAGCTGCTGCTGTATCACGGCATATTCGCCATGGTGCTGTGGCCGGCATCCTTCACCTTTCCCAATGCATTGCGTGCAGCCGGAGATGTGCGCTTTACAATGTGCATCTCCATTGTATCCATGTGGCTGTGCAGAATCTGTCTGAGCTGGCTGCTAGGGGTGATACTGGGGCTTGGTGTATTGGGCGTCTGGCTCGCGATGTTTACCGACTGGCTCTTTCGCATACTCTGGTTTTACTGGCGGTATCGAAGCGGCTCATGGATGAAGAAACGCATTATCACATAAGGAGAACATATGAAGTTTACGACGCTGTTATTTGACGCAGACGGAACGCTGCTCGATTTCGATGCAACGGAAAAGCGGGCTCTGCAGAGGGTATTTGA
This region includes:
- a CDS encoding EAL domain-containing protein, with protein sequence MKTDNNGTVLYNRSELQAVFSQLQPREEYSLLHFNVKKFRYFLGRYDHETGEELLQQILKTFTKGLKKGQYLLYTGGDDFIFLIHEWRKKKIIDELIQRDYKGYELKDSRFFNKVFFSMGVCRLRDFPEADFETCCLYAWLARITSKEHEKKSSDFKFFTRKQLQEFQMRSQLEVKTVEACRKETYAVYIQPKVDAKTLKICGGEALLRWFDEDGTMIPLSLFLLVLNENSYIRYVDQMVFELVCKMIQESIQKGMKMVPISFNLSKASFEDEPFMQEYMEVFQQFDIPKEYIEFELLESISMDNSDKLIKVVDTIHKAGFRCALDDFGSGYSSMSVLARVPIDIIKLDRSLFQNPYRDIDKFLIVDGLLDILHHFPVQIVAEGVEDETVAEHMRQHGCDMIQGFYYYRPMPMDEFQRLIAEQGEC
- the crcB gene encoding fluoride efflux transporter CrcB is translated as MKEFLFVGLGGAVGAMLRYGMSMVPVKSEFPYMTLLINFLGAIAIGILAAMSMRQSLLTEHSLLLLKTGVCGGFTTFSTFSLEAVSLLEQHKTGMGITYILSSVLLCLLGVLLGKAMLHPL
- a CDS encoding MATE family efflux transporter, translated to MFTNENLKRLILPLVVEQILAVTIGMSDTIMVSSVGEAAVSGLSLVDTINILLINIFAALATGGAVVCSQYLGGRDRDRACVSAKQLIVSTGIFAVIIMGIVLIGCTAILQLVFTDVEPAVMWNAEIYIKISAWSYPFIALYNSGAALFRSMGNSKISMITSLFMNAFNILGNAVLIYGFHMGVAGAAISSLVSRILGSLFMLYLLRSPDNLIYIDSYRKLEFHPDMIRRILTIGIPNGLENGMFQIGKILVQGLIAGFGTVAIAANAVANNIAQMEIIPAAAIGLAMITVVGQCVGAGDYAQARLYIKKLMKIAYISMLAVNLIILCLVPLLLNIYNLSAQTYDTALELLLYHGIFAMVLWPASFTFPNALRAAGDVRFTMCISIVSMWLCRICLSWLLGVILGLGVLGVWLAMFTDWLFRILWFYWRYRSGSWMKKRIIT